The Canis lupus baileyi chromosome 5, mCanLup2.hap1, whole genome shotgun sequence region TTCAAGTGCACCTACTGCAGCCGCCTCTTCAAGCACAAGAGGAGCCGCGACCGGCACATCAAGCTGCACACGGGTGACAAGAAGTACCACTGTCACGAGTGCGAGGCCGCCTTCTCCCGCAGCGACCACCTCAAGATCCACCTGAAGACCCACAGCTCCAGCAAGCCCTTCAAGTGCACCGTGTGCAAGCGCGGCTTCTCCTCTACCAGCTCGCTGCAGAGCCACATGCAGGCGCACAAGAAGAACAAGGAGCATCTGGCCAAGTCGGAGAAGGAGGCCAAGAAGGACGACTTCATGTGTGACTACTGCGAGGACACCTTCAGCCAGACGGAGGAGCTGGAGAAGCACGTGCTCACCCGCCACCCCCAGCTCTCCGAGAAGGCCGACCTGCAGTGCATCCACTGCCCTGAGGTCTTCGTGGACGAGAACGCGCTGCTCGCCCACATCCACCAAGCCCACGCCAACCAGAAACACAAGTGCCCCATGTGCCCCGAGCAGTTCTCCTCGGTGGAGGGTGTCTACTGCCACCTGGACAGCCACCGGCAGCCTGACTCCAGCAACCACAGCGTCAGCCCTGACCCTGTGCTGGGCAGCGTGGCCTCCATGAGTAGTGCCACGCCGGACTCCAGCGCCTCCGTGGAGCGCGGCTCCACCCCGGACTCCACCTTGAAGCCGCTGCGGGGCCCGAAGAAACTGCGGGATGATGGGCAGGGCTGGTCCAAGGTGGTCTACAGCTGCCCCTACTGCTCCAAGCGGGACTTTCACAGCCTGGCAGTGCTGGAGATCCACCTGAAGACCATCCACGCGGACAAGCCCCAGCAGAGCCACACGTGTCAGATCTGCCTGGACTCCATGCCCACCCTGTACAACCTCAACGAGCACGTCCGCAAGCTGCACAAGAACCATGCCTACCCCGTGATGCAGTTCGGCAACATCTCTGCCTTCCACTGCAACTACTGCCCTGAGATGTTCGCTGACATCAATAGTCTGCAGGAGCACATCCGCGTCTCCCACTGCGGCCCCAATGTCAACCCGCCAGACGGCAACAACGCCTTCTTCTGCAACCAGTGCTCCATGGGCTTCCTTACCGAATCCTCCCTCACAGAGCACATCCAGCAGGCCCACTGTGGTGTGGGTGGCGCCAAGTTAGAGTCCCCGGTCGTGCAGCCCGCGCAGTCCTTCATGGAGGTCTACTCCTGTCCCTATTGCACCAACTCGCCCATCTTCGGCTCTATCCTGAAGCTCACCAAGCACATTAAGGAGAACCACAAGAACATCCCGCTCGCCCACAGCAAGAAGTCCAAGGCGGAGCAGAGCCCAGTGTCCTCCGACGTGGAGGTGTCTTCCCCCAAGCGGCAGCGGCTCTCGGCCAGTGCCAACTCCATCTCCAATGGCGAGTACCCCTGTAACCAGTGTGATCTCAAGTTCTCCAACTTTGAGAGTTTCCAGACCCACCTGAAGCTGCACCTGGAGCTGCTGCTGCGGAAGCAGGCGTGCCCGCAGTGCAAAGAGGACTTTGACTCCCAGGAGTCCCTCCTGCAGCACCTGACAGTCCACTACATGACCACGTCGACCCACTACGTGTGCGAGAGCTGTGATAAGCAGTTCTCCTCTGTGGACGACCTGCAGAAGCACCTGCTGGACATGCACACCTTTGTGCTGTACCACTGCACCCTGTGCCAGGAGGTCTTCGATTCCAAGGTATCCATCCAGGTGCACCTGGCGGTGAAGCACAGCAATGAGAAGAAGATGTACCGCTGCACGGCCTGCAACTGGGACTTCCGCAAGGAGGCTGACCTGCAGGTGCATGTCAAACACAGCCACCTAGGCAACCCGGCCAAGGCACACAAGTGCATCTTCTGTGGGGAGACCTTTAGCACCGAGGTGGAGCTGCAGTGCCACATCACCACGCACAGCAAGAAGTACAACTGCAAGTTCTGCAGCAAGGCCTTCCATGCCATCATCTTGCTGGAGAAGCACCTACGTGAAAAGCACTGCGTGTTCGATGCTGCCACAGAGAATGGCACAGCCAACGGGGTGCCCCCcactgccgccgccgccgccgctgccaaGAAGACTGAGCCCGCTGACCTGCCGGGCATGCTGCTTAAGAACCCCGAGGCGCCCAATAGCCATGAAGCCAGTGAGGACGACGTGGATGCGTCGGAGCCCATGTACGGCTGCGACATCTGCGGGGCGGCCTACACCATGGAGGTGCTGCTGCAGAACCACCGGCTGCGAGATCACAACATCCGGCCCGGCGAGGACGACGGCTCACGCAAGAAGGCCGAGTTCATCAAGGGCAGCCACAAGTGCAACGTGTGCTCGCGGACGTTCTTCTCGGAGAACGGGCTCCGGGAGCACCTGCAGACGCACCGGGGTCCCGCCAAGCACTACATGTGCCCCATCTGCGGCGAGCGCTTCCCTTCCCTGCTGACGCTCACCGAGCACAAGGTGACCCACAGCAAGAGCCTGGACACGGGCACCTGTCGGATCTGCAAGATGCCCCTGCAGAGTGAGGAGGAGTTTATTGAGCACTGTCAGATGCATCCCGACCTGCGCAACTCGCTCACAGGCTTCCGCTGTGTCGTGTGCATGCAGACGGTCACCTCCACGCTCGAGCTCAAGATCCACGGCACCTTCCACATGCAGAAGCTGGCGGGCAGCTCAGCAGCCTCCTCCCCCAATGGCCAGGGGCTGCAGAAGCTCTACAAGTGTGCCCTGTGCCTCAAGGAGTTCCGCAGCAAGCAGGACCTGGTGAAGCTCGACGTCAACGGGCTCCCCTACGGCCTCTGCGCCGGCTGCATGGCCCGCAGTGCCAACGGACAGGCGGGCGGCCTGGCCCCACCCGAGCCCGCCGACCGGCCCTGCGCTGGCCTCCGCTGTCCCGAGTGTAGCGTCAAGTTCGAGTGTGCCGAGGACCTGGAGAGCCACATGCAGGTGGACCACCGCGACCTCACGCCGGAGACCAGTGGGCCCCGGAAAGGCGCCCAGACGTCGCCAGTGCCCCGGGTAAGAGCCTGCCCCTGCTCCTTGGGGCTCTGCTGACCCCCGAGGGTGCCGCCCACGCTGAGCTCTGTACCTCCCCGGGCTGTTGCCTCTAGTGCCCCGGAGCAGCTGTGCCGATGTGCGGTGGTCAAGTACACCCGCTCTGTCGCAGACTCTGAGGTGGTCCCTAGGCTGTCGGTTCCTTCCCGCTGTGTGGCATGGTGTACATTATCCATCTCTCTTGGCCTCATTTGTTGAGTGCACATCTGCAAAAGGGGAACGAACAACAACTGTCTGGACTTTGTAGGGTTGCTGTTAGGGACCCGTGGTGTAAGATAAGCAAAGGGCCTCATGTGCTGGTTGACACAGGGTATCGCTGCATTGGTGATGCCGTTTTTCTTACAGACGTGGGGTAGATGGATTTGTTTGTTCGCTGAGTCCCCTTGGGCGAGTCCCTTTGCTCTCTGGGCTTCAGGTCCAGGATTCTTTTCATAATCCATGGAGAGAATATCCCACATAAAGGGCTCAGGACCTGCACTTAGTTTGGGCCGAGCATGCTAGCTGGAATCCCCAGCTCATGTTATGGTGAACAGCGCGTCATTATAGTTAGTGCAGCTGGTGGTGCGTGGAAGACCCAGGAATGGGTCCAGCTACTGTTCTCCTTAGTGATGGATGgatccattcattccttcatcaGATTTGTCCTAAGCACCCACtatgtttggggtgcctggcagTCGAGGAGAATCAGAAATAGACCCTACCTTGGGGGctcccaggcacaggggaggCCACAGGCCCGTAGCTAGTAGGGTTCTGTGAGGCGGGGCAGGTTCGGGCTCCTGGTGGGTCCACGTGGGCCATGGGTACAGTGGCCAAGGGGCACCTTGTGGTGGGCCTGGAGCCTGTGTGGCCCTTGGGTGTCAGACAGCATGGGCCCAGGGATTCCCACCGAGTCTGTTGTCTGTTTCCAGACTGAGGAGGTGCCAGGCGGATCTCGGGAGTATCTTTCCCTTGAGGACCACTGTTGGCGCCACGGGCAGGAAGGCAGAGTTTGGAGAAGGGCCACCCGCTGCAGGTGCTTGCTTGGAAGACAGGGATGTAGTTCTGGGTGTTTCACTACGGGATCAGAAGTGGGATCAGAACTGgggcctgggactctgggattttGAGGGTGAGAATGAGAAAGGAGGAGGGCTGGAGAGAGTAGAAGGAAAGGTGCAGGGGAAGGGACCTTCGGGGCCTGCTGGcccagctccccactgagccccagCAAGCCCACGGCCTGTCTGTGTGCCCTCAGCTGGAGAGAGAAAcatgggaaggaggagagagtggAGTGTCCCGCTGGGGGCCTGGGGCTTTGTTCTGGAGTGAAGAGCCTCCCTGTGGGGCCGGGAACACCTTACTCTCTCAGGGCCTTTTGATGGAGCCACGTCTCTGGGCAGGGGTCACCTAGGACACCCACAGGAGGTACTGGGTACTGGGTACTGGCCCTGGCCACCATTTCTCAGCTCTGCTCAGCCTCAGCTGGCTGGCTGGCCAGTGTGGGtgcactggggggtgggggggggagcggCGGGCTTTGGGCCCTGGAATCAGAAGGGCTGGGTTCACGTGGAAATCTCCCTCTTCCAGGACCCCCCAGGGGTTTgatctctctgggcctccgtcCTCGCCTGTGAAGCCAGAGAGTAATGGTGATAATGGTAGCAACACGTAGCGACAGGGTCCGTCTCCAGAGCTGACATCACGTGGGAggcacgggggggcgggggcagggggcctTCTGGGTTTTAACGAACACCTGCTCTGATTGGTTGGTGCCTGTGCCTCATGGGTTGTTAAACACAGTGACTGTTTCCTGTGCTGACCTCGGTATTTCGCCCTGAGCTTTAAGGGCGTAAGGGAAGTGCTGGGTGCACAGTGAACATCGCTTGCTGTCTCTCCCGTTTACGATCACAGCTCATGCTTACCGAGGGGGAAGGATGTGCCGAGTGCTTTCTATCGGCCCTCTGACACTGCCTTtatgaatgaagaaactgaggcacggaatAGTTGGCCATTATTAGCTTCCAGCTTTCAAGAGGCAGAGAAGGGATTCGAACCCAGCAAAGTGTGGTGCCATAGCCGCGCTCTTGACGCACATTCTGCCTGGAGGTTCTGGGGCCCATCCTGGTTGCAGGCTGGGGTGCATTCCAAGGTGGTCACCCCCCTTGTTCAGACTGTCAGGGCTGAGGCCCTGTACACCCCCTCCTGGGtgcaccccagccccatccctgcctccccacctcgGTGCTGGGGTGCCTGatggccggggggtgggggggctgcttcTTGTGCCTCCAATGCCTTGGCCTAttggagcctgcccctccctagTCTCTGCCCTGGTTCTGCATCAAGTACCACTTCATGAAGCCCCGACTGTGTGGGCAAAGCCTCTCAGACCATTTCCATGACAACAACCTGGGAGCTTTGCCGTGACCTCTGTTTTGGCAAAAATGGTACCCAGGCTCAGAAAAGTAGGAGCACATACCCTGGGATGCACAGCTGTGCCTGGCAGCTCAGGGATTCAAACCCGAGGGGGCTTATTTTCTAGGAGCCCGACAGACCTTCCTCTCCCTGTCCCAGGCCTTTCGAGGGAGGTGAACAGACAGTCACATCTAGAGGCTTGGGCAGATGGGCCATTTGCAGAAAGGAGCTAGACAAAGCCTGGAACCTCCCCTTGGAGGCCCAGCCTCTGGGGCCTTGCCCCCTGCCTGGGCACGCCTGGGGGCAGGGGCCCAGCT contains the following coding sequences:
- the ZNF423 gene encoding zinc finger protein 423 isoform X3, encoding MEDESIYTCDHCQQDFECLADLTDHRAHRCPGDGDDDPQLSWVASSPSSKDVASPTQMIGDGCDLGLGEEEGGTGLPYPCQFCDKSFIRLSYLKRHEQIHSDKLPFKCTYCSRLFKHKRSRDRHIKLHTGDKKYHCHECEAAFSRSDHLKIHLKTHSSSKPFKCTVCKRGFSSTSSLQSHMQAHKKNKEHLAKSEKEAKKDDFMCDYCEDTFSQTEELEKHVLTRHPQLSEKADLQCIHCPEVFVDENALLAHIHQAHANQKHKCPMCPEQFSSVEGVYCHLDSHRQPDSSNHSVSPDPVLGSVASMSSATPDSSASVERGSTPDSTLKPLRGPKKLRDDGQGWSKVVYSCPYCSKRDFHSLAVLEIHLKTIHADKPQQSHTCQICLDSMPTLYNLNEHVRKLHKNHAYPVMQFGNISAFHCNYCPEMFADINSLQEHIRVSHCGPNVNPPDGNNAFFCNQCSMGFLTESSLTEHIQQAHCGVGGAKLESPVVQPAQSFMEVYSCPYCTNSPIFGSILKLTKHIKENHKNIPLAHSKKSKAEQSPVSSDVEVSSPKRQRLSASANSISNGEYPCNQCDLKFSNFESFQTHLKLHLELLLRKQACPQCKEDFDSQESLLQHLTVHYMTTSTHYVCESCDKQFSSVDDLQKHLLDMHTFVLYHCTLCQEVFDSKVSIQVHLAVKHSNEKKMYRCTACNWDFRKEADLQVHVKHSHLGNPAKAHKCIFCGETFSTEVELQCHITTHSKKYNCKFCSKAFHAIILLEKHLREKHCVFDAATENGTANGVPPTAAAAAAAKKTEPADLPGMLLKNPEAPNSHEASEDDVDASEPMYGCDICGAAYTMEVLLQNHRLRDHNIRPGEDDGSRKKAEFIKGSHKCNVCSRTFFSENGLREHLQTHRGPAKHYMCPICGERFPSLLTLTEHKVTHSKSLDTGTCRICKMPLQSEEEFIEHCQMHPDLRNSLTGFRCVVCMQTVTSTLELKIHGTFHMQKLAGSSAASSPNGQGLQKLYKCALCLKEFRSKQDLVKLDVNGLPYGLCAGCMARSANGQAGGLAPPEPADRPCAGLRCPECSVKFECAEDLESHMQVDHRDLTPETSGPRKGAQTSPVPRKKTYQCIKCQMTFENEREIQIHVANHMIEEGINHECKLCNQMFDSPAKLLCHLIEHSFEGMGGTFKCPVCFTVFVQANKLQQHIFAVHGQEDKIYDCSQCPQKFFFQTELQNHTMSQHAQ
- the ZNF423 gene encoding zinc finger protein 423 isoform X4, which produces MIGDGCDLGLGEEEGGTGLPYPCQFCDKSFIRLSYLKRHEQIHSDKLPFKCTYCSRLFKHKRSRDRHIKLHTGDKKYHCHECEAAFSRSDHLKIHLKTHSSSKPFKCTVCKRGFSSTSSLQSHMQAHKKNKEHLAKSEKEAKKDDFMCDYCEDTFSQTEELEKHVLTRHPQLSEKADLQCIHCPEVFVDENALLAHIHQAHANQKHKCPMCPEQFSSVEGVYCHLDSHRQPDSSNHSVSPDPVLGSVASMSSATPDSSASVERGSTPDSTLKPLRGPKKLRDDGQGWSKVVYSCPYCSKRDFHSLAVLEIHLKTIHADKPQQSHTCQICLDSMPTLYNLNEHVRKLHKNHAYPVMQFGNISAFHCNYCPEMFADINSLQEHIRVSHCGPNVNPPDGNNAFFCNQCSMGFLTESSLTEHIQQAHCGVGGAKLESPVVQPAQSFMEVYSCPYCTNSPIFGSILKLTKHIKENHKNIPLAHSKKSKAEQSPVSSDVEVSSPKRQRLSASANSISNGEYPCNQCDLKFSNFESFQTHLKLHLELLLRKQACPQCKEDFDSQESLLQHLTVHYMTTSTHYVCESCDKQFSSVDDLQKHLLDMHTFVLYHCTLCQEVFDSKVSIQVHLAVKHSNEKKMYRCTACNWDFRKEADLQVHVKHSHLGNPAKAHKCIFCGETFSTEVELQCHITTHSKKYNCKFCSKAFHAIILLEKHLREKHCVFDAATENGTANGVPPTAAAAAAAKKTEPADLPGMLLKNPEAPNSHEASEDDVDASEPMYGCDICGAAYTMEVLLQNHRLRDHNIRPGEDDGSRKKAEFIKGSHKCNVCSRTFFSENGLREHLQTHRGPAKHYMCPICGERFPSLLTLTEHKVTHSKSLDTGTCRICKMPLQSEEEFIEHCQMHPDLRNSLTGFRCVVCMQTVTSTLELKIHGTFHMQKLAGSSAASSPNGQGLQKLYKCALCLKEFRSKQDLVKLDVNGLPYGLCAGCMARSANGQAGGLAPPEPADRPCAGLRCPECSVKFECAEDLESHMQVDHRDLTPETSGPRKGAQTSPVPRKKTYQCIKCQMTFENEREIQIHVANHMIEEGINHECKLCNQMFDSPAKLLCHLIEHSFEGMGGTFKCPVCFTVFVQANKLQQHIFAVHGQEDKIYDCSQCPQKFFFQTELQNHTMSQHAQ
- the ZNF423 gene encoding zinc finger protein 423 isoform X1 is translated as MSRRKQAKPRSVKVEEGEASDFSLAWDSSVTASGGLEGEPECDRKTSRALEDRNSVTSQEERNEDDEDMEDESIYTCDHCQQDFECLADLTDHRAHRCPGDGDDDPQLSWVASSPSSKDVASPTQMIGDGCDLGLGEEEGGTGLPYPCQFCDKSFIRLSYLKRHEQIHSDKLPFKCTYCSRLFKHKRSRDRHIKLHTGDKKYHCHECEAAFSRSDHLKIHLKTHSSSKPFKCTVCKRGFSSTSSLQSHMQAHKKNKEHLAKSEKEAKKDDFMCDYCEDTFSQTEELEKHVLTRHPQLSEKADLQCIHCPEVFVDENALLAHIHQAHANQKHKCPMCPEQFSSVEGVYCHLDSHRQPDSSNHSVSPDPVLGSVASMSSATPDSSASVERGSTPDSTLKPLRGPKKLRDDGQGWSKVVYSCPYCSKRDFHSLAVLEIHLKTIHADKPQQSHTCQICLDSMPTLYNLNEHVRKLHKNHAYPVMQFGNISAFHCNYCPEMFADINSLQEHIRVSHCGPNVNPPDGNNAFFCNQCSMGFLTESSLTEHIQQAHCGVGGAKLESPVVQPAQSFMEVYSCPYCTNSPIFGSILKLTKHIKENHKNIPLAHSKKSKAEQSPVSSDVEVSSPKRQRLSASANSISNGEYPCNQCDLKFSNFESFQTHLKLHLELLLRKQACPQCKEDFDSQESLLQHLTVHYMTTSTHYVCESCDKQFSSVDDLQKHLLDMHTFVLYHCTLCQEVFDSKVSIQVHLAVKHSNEKKMYRCTACNWDFRKEADLQVHVKHSHLGNPAKAHKCIFCGETFSTEVELQCHITTHSKKYNCKFCSKAFHAIILLEKHLREKHCVFDAATENGTANGVPPTAAAAAAAKKTEPADLPGMLLKNPEAPNSHEASEDDVDASEPMYGCDICGAAYTMEVLLQNHRLRDHNIRPGEDDGSRKKAEFIKGSHKCNVCSRTFFSENGLREHLQTHRGPAKHYMCPICGERFPSLLTLTEHKVTHSKSLDTGTCRICKMPLQSEEEFIEHCQMHPDLRNSLTGFRCVVCMQTVTSTLELKIHGTFHMQKLAGSSAASSPNGQGLQKLYKCALCLKEFRSKQDLVKLDVNGLPYGLCAGCMARSANGQAGGLAPPEPADRPCAGLRCPECSVKFECAEDLESHMQVDHRDLTPETSGPRKGAQTSPVPRKKTYQCIKCQMTFENEREIQIHVANHMIEEGINHECKLCNQMFDSPAKLLCHLIEHSFEGMGGTFKCPVCFTVFVQANKLQQHIFAVHGQEDKIYDCSQCPQKFFFQTELQNHTMSQHAQ
- the ZNF423 gene encoding zinc finger protein 423 isoform X2: MEDESIYTCDHCQQDFECLADLTDHRAHRCPGDGDDDPQLSWVASSPSSKDVASPTQMIGDGCDLGLGEEEGGTGLPYPCQFCDKSFIRLSYLKRHEQIHSDKLPFKCTYCSRLFKHKRSRDRHIKLHTGDKKYHCHECEAAFSRSDHLKIHLKTHSSSKPFKCTVCKRGFSSTSSLQSHMQAHKKNKEHLAKSEKEAKKDDFMCDYCEDTFSQTEELEKHVLTRHPQLSEKADLQCIHCPEVFVDENALLAHIHQAHANQKHKCPMCPEQFSSVEGVYCHLDSHRQPDSSNHSVSPDPVLGSVASMSSATPDSSASVERGSTPDSTLKPLRGPKKLRDDGQGWSKVVYSCPYCSKRDFHSLAVLEIHLKTIHADKPQQSHTCQICLDSMPTLYNLNEHVRKLHKNHAYPVMQFGNISAFHCNYCPEMFADINSLQEHIRVSHCGPNVNPPDGNNAFFCNQCSMGFLTESSLTEHIQQAHCGVGGAKLESPVVQPAQSFMEVYSCPYCTNSPIFGSILKLTKHIKENHKNIPLAHSKKSKAEQSPVSSDVEVSSPKRQRLSASANSISNGEYPCNQCDLKFSNFESFQTHLKLHLELLLRKQACPQCKEDFDSQESLLQHLTVHYMTTSTHYVCESCDKQFSSVDDLQKHLLDMHTFVLYHCTLCQEVFDSKVSIQVHLAVKHSNEKKMYRCTACNWDFRKEADLQVHVKHSHLGNPAKAHKCIFCGETFSTEVELQCHITTHSKKYNCKFCSKAFHAIILLEKHLREKHCVFDAATENGTANGVPPTAAAAAAAKKTEPADLPGMLLKNPEAPNSHEASEDDVDASEPMYGCDICGAAYTMEVLLQNHRLRDHNIRPGEDDGSRKKAEFIKGSHKCNVCSRTFFSENGLREHLQTHRGPAKHYMCPICGERFPSLLTLTEHKVTHSKSLDTGTCRICKMPLQSEEEFIEHCQMHPDLRNSLTGFRCVVCMQTVTSTLELKIHGTFHMQKLAGSSAASSPNGQGLQKLYKCALCLKEFRSKQDLVKLDVNGLPYGLCAGCMARSANGQAGGLAPPEPADRPCAGLRCPECSVKFECAEDLESHMQVDHRDLTPETSGPRKGAQTSPVPRKKTYQCIKCQMTFENEREIQIHVANHMIDKMCWEDSKKIRAHLRNSIQILPANGGPAKTANA